The Muntiacus reevesi chromosome 10, mMunRee1.1, whole genome shotgun sequence genome has a segment encoding these proteins:
- the HGSNAT gene encoding heparan-alpha-glucosaminide N-acetyltransferase produces the protein MTGAQPRAVERREPRERGGGASGGRGGGAGAAGSMGGAGSAGRALAALLLAASVLSAALLAPGGSQTPDLDKKKPVELKMDQALLLIHNELPRTNLTVYWNFDRCYHCLLQVLASVSQGRKAGEPGVAAVAVSTQHWSILQLNDTAQDKGVCRLEYKFGEFGNYSLLVKHVRDGVSEVACDLVVNKEPIDSNLPVGIAFLIGMALVIVVSILRFLLSLEDFQNWISKAINSRETDRLINSELGSPSRASDPQPEAWRRSAAPLRLRCVDTFRGMALTIMVFVNYGGGKYWYFKHSSWNGLTVADLVFPWFVFIMGASIFLSMTSILQRGCSKFRLLGKIAWRSFLLICIGIFVVNPNYCLGPLSWEKARIPGVLQRLGATYFVVAALELLFARPVPETCASERSCFSLLDITASWPQWLFVLILEGVWLALTFFLPVPGCPTGYLGPGGIGDGGRHRNCTGGAAGYVDRLLLGDQHLYQHPSSAVLYHTEVAYDPEGILGTINSIVMAFLGVQAGKILLYYKDQARGILIRFAAWGCLLGLVSVALTKASENEGFIPVNKNLWSVSYVTTLSSLAFLILLALYPVVDVKGLWTGAPFFYPGMNSILVYVGHEVFANYFPFQWKLGDQQSHKEHLVQNAVATALWVLIAYILYRKKVFWKI, from the exons CCGCGCTGCTGGCCCCCGGCGGCTCGCAGACGCCAG ACTTAGACAAAAAAAAGCCCGTGGAGCTGAAGATGGACCAGGCTTTGCTGCTCATCCATAATGAACTGCCCAGGACCAACTTGACCGTCTACTGGAATTTCGATCGCTGTTACCAT TGCCTGCTGCAGGTTCTGGCCAGCGTCTCCCAGGGCAGGAAGGCCGGGGAGCCGGGCGTGGCAGCCGTGGCTGTGAGCACCCAGCACTGGTCCATCCTGCAGCTGAACGACACTGCGCAGGACAAGGGAGTTTGTAG GCTGGAGTACAAATTTGGAGAATTTGGAAACTATTCTCTCTTGGTAAAGCACGTCCGTGACGGAGTCAGTGAAGTTGCTTGTGACCTGGTCGTCAACAAGGAGCCAATTGACAGTAACCTTC CTGTGGGTATCGCGTTCCTCATCGGCATGGCGCTCGTCATCGTGGTGTCCATCCTGAGGTTCTTGCTGAG TTTGGAAGACTTTCAGAATTGGATTTCTAAAGCAATCAATTCTCGGGAAACCGATCGCCTCATCAATTCT GAGCTGGGATCCCCGAGCAGGGCGAGTGACCCCCAACCAGAGGCCTGGCGTCGGTCGGCGGCCCCGCTGCGCCTCCGCTGTGTGGACACATTCCGAGG GATGGCGCTCACCATCATGGTCTTCGTGAACTACGGAGGCGGGAAATACTGGTACTTCAAGCACTCGAGCTGGAACG GACTGACGGTGGCTGACCTTGTGTTCCCGTG GTTTGTGTTCATTATGGGAGCTTCGATTTTTCTGTCAATGACTTCCATTCTACAGCGGGGATGTTCAAAATTCAGACTGCTGGGGAAGATCGCGTGGAGGAGTTTCCTGCTAATCTGTATAGGAATTTTCGTTGTGAACCCCAATTATTGCCTCGGTCCAT TGTCCTGGGAGAAGGCGCGCATCCCCGGCGTCCTCCAGCGCCTGGGGGCCACCTACTTCGTGGTCGCCGCGTTGGAGCTGCTCTTCGCCAGGCCGGTGCCCGAGACCTGCGCCTCG GAGAGGAGCTGCTTTTCTCTGCTGGACATCACGGCCAGCTGGCCCCAGTGGCTCTTCGTGCTGATCCTGGAAGGCGTCTGGCTGGCCTTGACCTTCTTCTTACCGGTTCCCGGGTGCCCCAC CGGTTACCTGGGGCCGGGCGGCATCGGAGACGGGGGCAGGCACCGGAACTGCACGGGCGGCGCCGCGGGCTACGTGGACCGCCTGCTCCTGGGCGACCAGCACCTCTACCAGCACCCGTCCTCCGCT GTGCTTTATCACACCGAGGTGGCCTATGACCCGGAGGGCATCCTGGGGACCATCAATTCCATCGTGATGGCGTTTCTGGGAGTTCAG gcagGGAAGATACTCCTGTATTACAAGGACCAGGCCAGAGGCATCCTGATCAGATTCGCTGCCTGGGGTTGTCTTCTT gGGCTTGTTTCTGTGGCTCTGACGAAAGCATCCGAAAATGAAGGCTTTATTCCAGTAAACAAAAACCTCTG GTCCGTCTCCTACGTCACCACGCTGAGCTCCTTGGCCTTCCTCATCCTGCTGGCCCTGTACCCCGTGGTGGATGTCAAGGGGCTGTGGACCGGAGCCCCGTTCTTCTACCCGG GGATGAACTCGATCCTGGTGTACGTGGGCCACGAGGTCTTCGCCAACTATTTCCCCTTCCAGTGGAAGCTGGGGGACCAGCAGTCGCACAAGGAGCATCTCGTGCAGAACGCGGTCGCCACCGCCTTGTGGGTGCTCATCGCCTACATCCTCTATAGGAAGAAGGTGTTCTGGAAGATCTGA